The following coding sequences lie in one Acidobacteriota bacterium genomic window:
- the rsmA gene encoding ribosomal RNA small subunit methyltransferase A, which yields MTGSYFSEMKAKRRLGQNFLVKSHYCERIVASVRPQAGETVLEIGPGHGALTELLIESGARVIAIEVDRDLAPILASSFASRENFKLIEADALEVDFCQLISPASAARVVANLPYNISTPILQRLIEHRRCITEMTLMLQREVVERITANPGGKEYGYLSVLVQFYCEAEPLFDVPPSAFRPVPKVVSSVVRLKVRPQPAIAVSDENLFLELTKTLFSQRRKTILNNLRAGWMRLKLPAADTIRKALAAAKLDPQRRAETLTIAELAELAEEIYRLGVGVMATEADSDILSRQMTESERL from the coding sequence ATGACGGGCAGTTACTTTTCGGAAATGAAAGCCAAACGCAGACTCGGACAAAATTTTCTGGTCAAATCGCATTACTGCGAACGAATTGTCGCTTCGGTCAGGCCGCAAGCTGGCGAAACCGTTTTGGAAATTGGGCCGGGACACGGAGCGTTGACCGAACTGTTGATTGAAAGCGGCGCGCGAGTCATTGCCATCGAAGTGGATCGCGATTTGGCGCCCATTCTGGCCAGCAGTTTTGCAAGCCGGGAAAATTTCAAATTGATCGAAGCCGACGCGCTGGAGGTGGATTTCTGCCAGCTTATTTCTCCGGCTTCGGCCGCGCGCGTCGTCGCCAATCTTCCCTACAACATTTCCACGCCGATTTTGCAGCGATTGATTGAGCATCGCCGCTGCATCACCGAGATGACCTTGATGTTACAGCGCGAAGTTGTCGAACGCATCACGGCCAACCCCGGCGGCAAGGAATACGGTTACCTGTCCGTGCTGGTGCAGTTTTATTGCGAAGCCGAACCGTTATTTGACGTGCCGCCGAGCGCATTTCGCCCCGTCCCCAAAGTCGTTTCCAGCGTCGTTCGGTTGAAAGTTCGGCCTCAACCTGCGATTGCGGTCAGCGATGAAAACCTGTTTTTGGAATTGACCAAAACCCTGTTTTCCCAGCGTCGAAAAACGATTTTGAACAATTTGCGCGCGGGTTGGATGCGATTGAAACTTCCGGCGGCGGATACAATTCGAAAGGCTTTGGCGGCGGCGAAGCTCGATCCTCAGCGAAGAGCGGAAACGTTAACCATCGCAGAACTGGCAGAACTGGCAGAGGAAATTTATCGGTTAGGCGTGGGCGTTATGGCTACGGAAGCCGATTCGGATATACTCTCCCGCCAGATGACAGAAAGCGAACGTTTATAA
- the ftsY gene encoding signal recognition particle-docking protein FtsY, producing the protein MFWKRKKSDFISLNLSAFDSEVEQPVESKSEPAVETAPVKPVKAEVPAVPIPEPAKVEAPVAKPVAEVPAPVPVVEAFKPAPVPEEDSTDEGFLKRFRKAITSTRENIATRIEDAVKGKKAIDAATLDELEEALIGADIGVQTTMDIIENVRKQVDRQTLKDVDELKRTIKQNLLDILENAERARGVASETSVPDDVRPYVMMIVGVNGVGKTTTIGKLAQRIKAEGNEILICAADTFRAAASDQLAIWADRAGVPLIQQKQGTDPAAVLFDSLKAAKARNADVLIVDTAGRLHNKSNLMAELEKMKRIASREVPGAPHEVLLVVDAVTGQNGLSQAREFMKAADITGLVLTKLDGTAKGGIAVAIAKELNLPIRYCGIGEKADDLVVFDPKAYVEGLFE; encoded by the coding sequence ATGTTTTGGAAAAGAAAAAAGAGCGATTTCATCTCGCTGAATTTAAGCGCATTTGATTCCGAAGTTGAACAGCCTGTTGAATCAAAATCAGAACCGGCGGTTGAAACAGCACCAGTCAAACCTGTGAAGGCGGAAGTTCCGGCAGTTCCGATTCCAGAGCCAGCAAAAGTTGAAGCGCCTGTTGCCAAACCCGTCGCAGAGGTTCCTGCGCCAGTTCCAGTCGTTGAAGCTTTCAAGCCTGCACCGGTGCCGGAGGAAGATTCCACAGACGAGGGATTTCTCAAGCGATTCCGCAAAGCCATTACCTCCACGCGCGAAAACATCGCCACTCGCATTGAAGACGCCGTCAAAGGCAAGAAGGCAATTGATGCCGCGACGCTGGATGAATTGGAAGAAGCATTGATCGGGGCGGACATCGGCGTGCAAACGACGATGGACATTATCGAAAACGTGCGCAAACAAGTGGATCGCCAGACGCTGAAAGACGTGGATGAACTGAAGCGAACGATCAAACAAAACCTGCTGGACATTCTGGAAAATGCCGAACGCGCGCGCGGCGTCGCTTCGGAAACGTCTGTGCCGGACGATGTGCGTCCGTATGTGATGATGATCGTTGGCGTCAATGGCGTCGGCAAAACGACGACGATTGGCAAACTGGCGCAGCGCATCAAAGCCGAAGGAAACGAAATTTTGATCTGTGCCGCCGACACATTCCGCGCTGCGGCATCGGATCAACTGGCCATCTGGGCGGATCGCGCCGGAGTCCCGCTGATTCAACAGAAACAGGGAACCGACCCGGCGGCGGTGTTGTTCGATTCGCTGAAAGCAGCCAAAGCGCGCAACGCCGATGTGTTGATCGTGGACACCGCCGGACGGTTGCACAACAAATCCAACCTGATGGCCGAACTGGAAAAAATGAAGCGTATTGCGAGCCGTGAAGTACCGGGCGCTCCGCACGAAGTTCTGCTGGTAGTGGACGCCGTGACGGGCCAAAACGGTTTGAGCCAAGCGCGCGAATTTATGAAAGCAGCGGACATCACAGGCTTGGTGCTGACAAAGCTGGACGGCACGGCCAAAGGCGGCATCGCTGTCGCCATTGCCAAAGAGTTGAATTTGCCGATTCGATATTGCGGCATCGGCGAAAAAGCAGATGATCTGGTTGTCTTTGATCCGAAGGCTTATGTGGAAGGATTATTTGAATAA
- a CDS encoding MFS transporter, translated as MNKQAKSTIALLSTTHAVLDSYSSFLFQLLPVMTLRLGLKPAQAGFLTPLLMISSSLMQPVYGMISDRYLKRSMAVFGPLVAAVFLSMLGTATSLPMLITFVVIGGMGVGAFHPQSAAMVSRAASEDGLGKHQGMVMSIFSSAGTVGYALGPVLIAAAVSLYGLEHSWYTMGWGVAVWLLMLRYCPSLERVEKKENAPSLKQALRAAWVPLTLLYFAVVLRSAVSVSVQTFLPFALQSNGMSDTGRSWILAGFILFGGIGGFFGGALADRFGARRVTLLAMLLATPLLVGAFSLSGLPSYVLLMLGGTMLNLPIPISVVMAQRMVPGGASTVSALMMGFAWGAGALMAPLTGVLSSRVGFMEALLIVSVLPLASAALLWRYPKDEDIARARTREAMAIGD; from the coding sequence ATGAACAAACAAGCCAAGTCCACCATCGCCTTGCTTTCGACGACACACGCCGTGCTGGATTCCTATTCCAGCTTTCTGTTTCAATTGTTGCCGGTGATGACTTTGCGGCTGGGGTTGAAACCGGCGCAGGCAGGATTCCTGACGCCGCTGTTGATGATCAGTTCGTCGCTGATGCAGCCGGTTTACGGGATGATTTCTGACCGATACTTGAAACGTTCGATGGCAGTGTTTGGCCCGCTGGTGGCAGCGGTGTTTTTGTCCATGCTGGGGACGGCGACCAGCTTGCCGATGTTGATAACGTTTGTCGTGATTGGGGGAATGGGCGTCGGAGCATTTCACCCGCAAAGCGCAGCGATGGTTTCGCGCGCGGCTTCAGAAGACGGGCTTGGCAAGCATCAGGGCATGGTGATGAGCATTTTTTCCTCTGCTGGAACGGTTGGTTATGCGCTGGGGCCTGTATTGATCGCCGCCGCTGTAAGTTTGTATGGATTGGAGCACAGTTGGTACACGATGGGTTGGGGGGTAGCGGTATGGCTGTTGATGCTGCGGTATTGTCCGTCGCTCGAACGAGTCGAGAAAAAAGAAAATGCGCCGAGTTTGAAGCAGGCGTTACGCGCAGCCTGGGTTCCACTGACGCTATTGTACTTCGCCGTCGTTTTGCGCTCGGCGGTGTCAGTCAGCGTGCAGACCTTTTTGCCATTCGCGCTGCAAAGCAATGGCATGAGCGATACCGGACGGAGTTGGATTTTGGCAGGCTTTATCCTGTTTGGAGGCATCGGAGGATTTTTCGGCGGCGCGCTGGCAGATCGTTTTGGCGCGCGACGAGTGACCTTGCTGGCGATGCTGCTGGCAACGCCCTTGCTGGTGGGAGCTTTTTCCTTGAGCGGCTTGCCGAGCTACGTTTTGTTGATGCTGGGAGGAACCATGCTGAATTTGCCGATTCCGATCAGCGTCGTGATGGCGCAGCGAATGGTTCCTGGCGGAGCCAGCACGGTTTCGGCATTGATGATGGGATTTGCCTGGGGCGCGGGCGCGCTGATGGCCCCACTGACCGGCGTGTTGAGCAGCCGCGTTGGATTTATGGAAGCGTTGCTGATCGTGTCGGTTCTGCCGCTGGCTTCGGCTGCATTGCTGTGGCGTTATCCGAAAGACGAAGACATCGCGCGAGCCAGAACCAGAGAAGCGATGGCAATCGGCGATTGA
- a CDS encoding gamma-glutamyl-gamma-aminobutyrate hydrolase family protein produces MPNSRPLIGITERLNTEDTFYLRRYYSEAVEAAGGIPIHIPLIPKSEYLSALCDRLDGLALSGSNSDLDPALYGEEPHPKLGPVFPERDQTDLIMLEFAEAMAMPVLAICFGMQSLNVSRGGTLIQDIESQVGNPIKHEQGQIYSRPSHSVKIETDSLLAKLAGSETVRVNSSHHQAVANVGRDLRVIGCAFDGIVEAVIDVRSDRFVLGVQWHPEIAWRDDRLSQAIFSEFVEAASKYRDQKL; encoded by the coding sequence TTGCCAAATTCTCGTCCGCTGATAGGCATCACGGAACGCTTAAATACTGAAGATACATTCTATTTGCGGCGCTATTATTCCGAAGCTGTGGAGGCTGCCGGGGGCATACCGATTCACATTCCGCTCATTCCCAAGAGTGAGTACTTGAGTGCGTTATGTGATCGGCTGGACGGTTTGGCGCTTTCTGGCAGTAATAGCGACCTTGATCCTGCGCTTTACGGTGAAGAACCGCATCCGAAACTTGGCCCGGTCTTTCCCGAACGCGATCAAACAGATTTGATCATGCTGGAATTTGCCGAAGCGATGGCGATGCCGGTATTGGCGATTTGTTTCGGCATGCAATCGTTGAATGTTTCGCGCGGAGGCACGTTAATTCAGGACATTGAATCCCAGGTCGGCAATCCCATCAAACACGAACAGGGACAGATTTACTCTCGCCCTTCGCATAGCGTCAAAATCGAAACTGATTCTTTGCTGGCAAAACTGGCAGGAAGCGAAACGGTTCGCGTCAACAGCAGCCATCACCAAGCTGTTGCGAACGTAGGGCGTGATCTTCGTGTAATTGGCTGTGCTTTTGATGGTATTGTCGAAGCTGTCATTGATGTTCGTTCGGATCGCTTTGTGCTGGGAGTGCAGTGGCATCCCGAAATTGCTTGGCGGGACGACCGACTGTCGCAAGCGATTTTCAGTGAATTCGTAGAAGCTGCGTCTAAATATCGTGACCAGAAACTGTAG